In Mustela erminea isolate mMusErm1 chromosome 15, mMusErm1.Pri, whole genome shotgun sequence, the following proteins share a genomic window:
- the AKAP11 gene encoding A-kinase anchor protein 11 isoform X2, with protein sequence MATFQTLRNSHMKTRTSVRRSFSEDVFQSVKSLLQSEKELCSISAEDCLKQDEHANLTEVTFLGFNEETDAAHIQDLAAVSLELPDLLNSLHFCSLNENEIICMKDISKSSDTNSSPLSQSQHSGMLCVMRVSPTLPRLRIDFIFSLLSKYATGIRYTLDTYLHQKRQLETAKEDDDDTNQSVSSIEDDFVTAFEHLEEEESSKPCNDGINITALKSQCDAASQTSSGHQVETHDLRILVSSGRQKSLAKPSTSLINILGHKELPSVKTSVTTLITEPWIQKSFYRSCNASDKSGNAQKTFLSSSPAYSSESECSSPSPVIFLDEEGYQKSLKAKLELPKIPVMKDDIEDSDSEVSEFFDSFDQFDELEPTLETSCPFPKDPVLGKTSQKKGHKHEKSCSVTTAMNPQKFKFDRPVLPANVRKPTPRKPESPYSNLCDAPDSPRPVKASGEDSGLFSPVRSSAFSPLGGCPPAECFCQTDISGARLHESHDSLYYTYEDYAHSISCEVLSSVLHTQHPDITPDTKSIKKGENKTIALKSESLEPKSKSNNKSLMIKDSIQKFASDLVEKSLGSAFKDLQKGVSSCTNALCHLAIKLTSSIFQVAFNELRRQCVFSLRERAISGLANFLVSEALASALQDLQYVKKQIFTNTVARFAADLAEELVFEGIMEVCQFSYPPTPASPQWWSSDCEDRVVKSYAKDLSESVIQEAFIELSQVDVTFTTKAAVSVSTNNIKCVSTENLMPSTQTSMFSPAWNNQTVTATRPMQDYKKEYTVQQALFCTSGVVTSIPVPLAGSALLPYHISSNIYQAKSLRSSDDSNLNGDFTQTHVTTKSKEEEVACLRNICLPSDYNPGNQKEFKPTNDDIEMQSSSKLTSDPVIISNFSTSVVHTIVNETLESMTSFKDTKTIDEHTDCVTIAVKGKPLPFHSDQATLQQSEASNEDLFADHLSKTIIKHSIDKSQSTIPSVDKNAGPKESLFVSREESQLTFEKFPKFLDAQDHLTHCSLSAGKDCAPKCKCSSAHGSSVETLPPCPTTAGQKPNLKEAAKDKPVTKHNVNNTALEPLSLGQEHPFPHSHTFSSTVLPCVDGLHVEDKQKIRDGNVIPDTPPSTPLVPSRAGSEWDIKKLTKKLKGELAKEFAPATPPSTPHNSSVGSLSENEQNTIEKEEFMLKLMRSLSEEVESSEDEGHPEVDVKPEHSGKKVQFAELLATHIVSLATEMAASHLDNKVIQEPRVKSPCLNAQSQSSVSPTVFNRSEENLQTLRNFAGDLAAEVITEAEKIAKVRSCVLFRQRKNSCYIDGGRDDRSEEKLDREAVAHSREVEPFILSLPPGSCMSGLTYKYPSCESVTDEYAGHIIQVLKQEGGNSELLMDQYANRLAYRSVKSGLQEAAKTAKMKCSSRMFPMQSSQVKTKNELFIFLNKEHHREADKEQPSKRNGGYLCKNQTGEWTQDTHKNECSELYSFSASLAHSITRDVTKELTASAGGLPKSLTDSCLYEKSGRDEDTESHIEPEFLQSLQPSSQSHRFYHSTGSLSGSGYGENVVQAIEQYAKKVVDDTLGLSLGSTVFHGSESTKAADRVTYAEKLLPLTDQACRYCDRKELHDCTGNSSLHTSRQDSLASSKPVSNSKLSNICQESRIFHLDVPQIHVGLDKKTVLAEKIVAEAIEKAERELSNTSLAADSGIGQDGISFAESLTTEIMTSAMTNVGRAVSSPKEIEFQSPESFGSQQMNLSIGEDSTGSWSNLSFEDEHQDESSSFHHLSESDGPDDKDEDHEDDGEGLGQDRKILLITNIDMEPCAVDPQLRVILQWLVASEAEVAELYLHDSAKKEFIQLSRRLQEKGWKVGDVLQAVLRYYEVREKPGTQESCQSLFDWLLENA encoded by the exons ATGGCGACCTTCCAGACTTTGAGAAACAGTCACATGAAGACTAGAACATCTGTCAGAAGA agCTTCAGTGAAGATGTGTTCCAGTCTGTCAAGTCTTTATTACAGAGTGAGAAGGAACTATGCAGTATATCAGCAGAGGATTGCTTAAAGCAGGATGAACATGCCAATTTGACTGAG GTCACATTTTTAGGTTTTAATGAAGAAACAGATGCTGCTCATATTCAG gatttaGCTGCAGTTTCTTTGGAACTTCCAGATCTTCTGAATTCACTGCACTTCTGCAgtctaaatgaaaatgaaattatttgtatGAAGGATATAAGTAAATCATCAGATACAAACAGTAGTCCTCTAAGTCAG AGTCAGCATTCTGGAATGCTCTGTGTCATGAGAGTGTCACCTACGTTGCCAAGACTCAGAATTGATTTCATCTTTAGTCTCCTAAGTAAATATGCTACTGGTATAAGATATACCCTGGACACGTACTTGCATCAGAAGCGCCAACTTGAGACTGCTAAGGAAGATGATGATGACACCAATCAGTCCGTGTCTTCCATAGAGGATGACTTTGTCACTGCTTTTGAGCACTTAGAGGAAGAAGAGAGCTCAAAGCCATGCAATGATG GAATAAATATTACCGCACTAAAGAGCCAGTGTGATGCTGCTTCTCAGACTTCTTCTGGTCACCAGGTAGAAACCCATGATTTAAGGATTCTCGTCAGCTCTGGGAGGCAGAAGTCATTGGCTAAACCTTCAACTTCCTTAATAAATATTCTGGGACATAAAGAACTACCTTCTGTGAAAACTTCAGTGACTACATTAATTACTGAGCCATGGATCCAAAAGAGTTTCTATAGGTCATGTAATGCTTCAGATAAAAGTGGTAATGCACAGAAAACGTTTTTGTCTTCTTCGCCTGCCTACTCCTCTGAATCTGAATGCTCCAGTCCAAGTCCTGTTATTTTCTTGGATGAAGAGGGTTATCAGAAAAGTTTAAAAGCAAAACTTGAGTTACCTAAAATTCCTGTGATGAAAGATGATATAGAGGATTCGGACTCAGAAGTGAGTGAATTTTTTGATAGTTTTGATCAGTTTGATGAACTCGAGCCAACTTTAGAGACTTCCTGTCCTTTTCCGAAAGATCCTGTCCTAGGAAAGACATCACAAAAGAAAGGACACAAACATGAAAAATCTTGCTCTGTAACCACTGCAATGAATCCTCAAAAATTCAAGTTTGATCGTCCAGTCCTCCCGGCTAATGTTAGGAAGCCAACTCCTCGTAAGCCAGAATCCCCTTACAGCAACCTGTGTGATGCTCCAGATTCACCACGCCCAGTGAAGGCATCAGGGGAGGACAGCGGCTTGTTTAGCCCTGTTCGATCCTCTGCCTTTAGTCCTCTTGGAGGCTGTCCTCCTGCTGAGTGTTTTTGCCAAACAGATATCAGTGGAGCTCGGCTTCATGAGAGTCATGATTCTCTTTATTACACCTATGAGGATTATGCCCATAGCATTTCATGTGAGGTGCTGAGCTCTGTTCTTCATACCCAGCACCCTGACATAACCCCAGACACGAAGAgtattaaaaaaggagaaaataaaaccatagcTCTGAAGAGCGAAAGCCTTGAGCCAAAAAGTAAATCTAACAATAAATCCTTGATGATTAAAGATAGCATTCAGAAATTTGCATCTGATCTTGTGGAAAAAAGTTTGGGCAGTGCATTTAAAGACTTACAGAAGGGAGTCTCTTCATGTACCAACGCGTTGTGTCACTTAGCCATCAAATTGACGTCCTCCATTTTTCAGGTGGCATTTAATGAACTGAGAAGGCAGTGTGTGTTTTCACTGAGAGAACGTGCCATCAGCGGGCTGGCTAATTTTTTGGTGAGTGAAGCTTTAGCAAGTGCTTTACAGGATTTACAATATGTAAAAAAGCAGATATTCACCAACACGGTTGCTAGGTTTGCTGCAGATCTTGCCGAAGAGCTTGTTTTTGAAGGCATCATGGAAGTGTGTCAGTTTTCCTATCCTCCAACACCCGCATCTCCACAGTGGTGGTCGTCAGACTGTGAGGACAGAGTAGTGAAGTCCTATGCAAAAGACTTATCTGAGTCTGTTATACAGGAAGCATTTATTGAGCTTTCACAAGTTGATGTGACCTTCACGACCAAGGCAGCAGTTAGTGTTTCTACAAATAACATAAAGTGTGTGAGCACAGAAAATTTAATGCCATCGACACAGACTTCCATGTTTTCCCCTGCTTGGAACAATCAGACCGTAACAGCGACAAGACCCATGCAGGACTATAAAAAGGAGTACACAGTACAGCAGGCCTTGTTTTGTACATCTGGAGTTGTTACTTCTATACCAGTGCCCTTGGCAGGAAGTGCCCTTCTCCCATACCATATTTCATCTAACATATATCAGGCGAAGTCTCTTCGGTCGTCTGATGATAGTAATTTGAATGGCGATTTTACCCAGACACACGTCACcacaaaaagcaaagaagaggaaGTAGCATGtctcagaaatatttgtttaccCTCAGACTACAATCCAGGTAACCAGAAAGAATTTAAACCAACTAATGATGATATCGAAATGCAGAGCTCTTCAAAATTAACAAGTGATCCTGTGATTATTAGCAACTTTTCCACCTCAGTGGTGCACACGATTGTAAATGAAACATTAGAGTCAATGACATCCTTCAAAGATACAAAAACCATTGATGAACACACAGATTGTGTAACTATAGCAGTAAAGGGAAAaccccttcccttccactctgATCAAGCAACACTGCAACAGAGCGAAGCTAGCAATGAGGACTTGTTTGCCGATCATTTATCTAAAACTATTATTAAACATTCCATAGATAAAAGCCAATCAACCATCCCAAGTGTAGATAAAAATGCCGGACCCAAAGAAAGCTTGTTTGTTTCCAGAGAAGAGTCACAGTTGACCTTCGAAAAGTTCCCCAAATTTCTTGATGCTCAAGATCACTTAACCCACTGTTCACTTTCAGCAGGAAAGGATTGTGCTCCCAAATGTAAATGTTCTTCGGCTCATGGCTCTTCTGTAGAGACACTCCCACCATGTCCAACAACTGCTGGTCAGAAACCCAATCTGAAGGAAGCTGCTAAAGACAAACCTGTGACAAAGCATAATGTGAATAATACAGCACTTGAGCCCTTGTCTTTGGGGCAAGAGCACCCTTTTCCTCATTCACATACTTTCTCGTCCACAGTGCTTCCATGTGTAGATGGTTTGCATgtggaagacaaacagaaaattagaGACGGAAATGTAATACCTGATactcctccctccactcctctcGTACCATCCCGGGCTGGTTCTGAATGGGATATCAAGAAGTTAACCAAAAAACTCAAGGGGGAATTAGCAAAAGAATTTGCACCTGCTACACCTCCCTCTACACCACACAACTCATCTGTGGGCAGTTTgtctgaaaatgaacaaaataccatagaaaaagaagagttcaTGTTGAAACTCATGCGATCTCTTTCAGAAGAAGTTGAAAGTAGTGAAGATGAAGGGCATCCGGAAGTGGATGTGAAGCCTGAGCACTCAGGGAAGAAAGTTCAGTTTGCAGAATTGTTAGCTACCCACATTGTCTCTCTTGCCACGGAAATGGCAGCTTCCCACCTGGATAATAAAGTCATTCAAGAACCCAGGGTGAAAAGCCCTTGCTTAAATGCACAAAGTCAAAGCAGCGTGTCACCTACCGTTTTCAATCGCTCGGAGGAAAATTTACAAACATTACGCAATTTTGCGGGTGATCTGGCAGCGGAAGTCATTACGGAAGCTGAGAAGATAGCAAAAGTTAGAAGTTGTGTGCTTTTCAGGCAAAGAAAGAATAGTTGTTACATTGACGGTGGCCGAGATGATCGATCAGAAGAGAAGCTGGATAGAGAGGCTGTAGCCCACTCAAGAGAAGTGGAACCATTCATTCTTTCGTTACCACCAGGCTCCTGTATGTCCGGTCTGACCTACAAGTATCCCAGCTGTGAAAGCGTGACAGACGAGTATGCAGGTCACATTATCCAAGTGCTGAAACAGGAAGGCGGCAATAGTGAGTTGTTAATGGACCAGTATGCCAACAGACTTGCTTATCGGTCTGTTAAGTCAGGATTGCAAGAAGCCGCTAAGACAGCCAAAATGAAGTGCAGCTCAAGAATGTTCCCCATGCAGAGCTCACAGGTGAAGACCAAGAACGAACTGTTCATATTCTTGAATAAAGAACACCACCGAGAAGCAGATAAAGAACAGCCAAGTAAAAGAAACGGAGGTTACCTTTGTAAAAATCAAACTGGTGAGTGGACGCAGGACACACATAAAAATGAGTGCTCTGAACTGTATAGTTTTTCAGCTTCTCTTGCTCACAGCATAACAAGAGATGTTACAAAAGAGCTGACAGCGTCTGCAGGTGGCTTGCCAAAATCCTTAACAGATTCTTGCCTTTATGAAAAGTCTGGACGTGATGAAGACACCGAGTCTCACATCGAGCCAGAATTTCTTCAGTCTCTTCAGCCTTCCTCACAAAGTCACAGATTTTACCACAGTACGGGCAGCTTAAGTGGGTCTGGTTATGGAGAGAATGTTGTTCAAGCTATAGAGCAGTATGCCAAGAAGGTAGTGGATGACACTTTAGGGCTCAGTTTAGGATCCACAGTTTTCCATGGGTCTGAGTCCACAAAAGCAGCCGATAGGGTCACTTATGCAGAAAAGTTGTTACCTCTTACAGACCAAGCTTGCAGATACTGTGACCGTAAAGAACTACACGATTGCACTGGAAATTCATCTCTGCACACTTCCAGACAGGATTCACTTGCTAGTAGTAAGCCAGTTTCTAATTCAAAACTTAGCAACATCTGTCAGGAATCTAGAATTTTCCATCTTGATGTCCCACAAATTCATGTTGGTCTCGATAAGAAGACAGTGCTTGCTGAAAAGATCGTTGCGGAAGCTAttgagaaagcagagagagagctgagcaaTACCAGCTTGGCGGCTGATAGCGGAATTGGACAAGATGGCATTAGCTTTGCTGAGAGCCTTACCACAGAAATAATGACGTCAGCAATGA
- the AKAP11 gene encoding A-kinase anchor protein 11 isoform X3 gives MATFQTLRNSHMKTRTSVRRSFSEDVFQSVKSLLQSEKELCSISAEDCLKQDEHANLTEVTFLGFNEETDAAHIQDLAAVSLELPDLLNSLHFCSLNENEIICMKDISKSSDTNSSPLSQSQHSGMLCVMRVSPTLPRLRIDFIFSLLSKYATGIRYTLDTYLHQKRQLETAKEDDDDTNQSVSSIEDDFVTAFEHLEEEESSKPCNDGINITALKSQCDAASQTSSGHQVETHDLRILVSSGRQKSLAKPSTSLINILGHKELPSVKTSVTTLITEPWIQKSFYRSCNASDKSGNAQKTFLSSSPAYSSESECSSPSPVIFLDEEGYQKSLKAKLELPKIPVMKDDIEDSDSEVSEFFDSFDQFDELEPTLETSCPFPKDPVLGKTSQKKGHKHEKSCSVTTAMNPQKFKFDRPVLPANVRKPTPRKPESPYSNLCDAPDSPRPVKASGEDSGLFSPVRSSAFSPLGGCPPAECFCQTDISGARLHESHDSLYYTYEDYAHSISCEVLSSVLHTQHPDITPDTKSIKKGENKTIALKSESLEPKSKSNNKSLMIKDSIQKFASDLVEKSLGSAFKDLQKGVSSCTNALCHLAIKLTSSIFQVAFNELRRQCVFSLRERAISGLANFLVSEALASALQDLQYVKKQIFTNTVARFAADLAEELVFEGIMEVCQFSYPPTPASPQWWSSDCEDRVVKSYAKDLSESVIQEAFIELSQVDVTFTTKAAVSVSTNNIKCVSTENLMPSTQTSMFSPAWNNQTVTATRPMQDYKKEYTVQQALFCTSGVVTSIPVPLAGSALLPYHISSNIYQAKSLRSSDDSNLNGDFTQTHVTTKSKEEEVACLRNICLPSDYNPGNQKEFKPTNDDIEMQSSSKLTSDPVIISNFSTSVVHTIVNETLESMTSFKDTKTIDEHTDCVTIAVKGKPLPFHSDQATLQQSEASNEDLFADHLSKTIIKHSIDKSQSTIPSVDKNAGPKESLFVSREESQLTFEKFPKFLDAQDHLTHCSLSAGKDCAPKCKCSSAHGSSVETLPPCPTTAGQKPNLKEAAKDKPVTKHNVNNTALEPLSLGQEHPFPHSHTFSSTVLPCVDGLHVEDKQKIRDGNVIPDTPPSTPLVPSRAGSEWDIKKLTKKLKGELAKEFAPATPPSTPHNSSVGSLSENEQNTIEKEEFMLKLMRSLSEEVESSEDEGHPEVDVKPEHSGKKVQFAELLATHIVSLATEMAASHLDNKVIQEPRVKSPCLNAQSQSSVSPTVFNRSEENLQTLRNFAGDLAAEVITEAEKIAKVRSCVLFRQRKNSCYIDGGRDDRSEEKLDREAVAHSREVEPFILSLPPGSCMSGLTYKYPSCESVTDEYAGHIIQVLKQEGGNSELLMDQYANRLAYRSVKSGLQEAAKTAKMKCSSRMFPMQSSQVKTKNELFIFLNKEHHREADKEQPSKRNGGYLCKNQTGEWTQDTHKNECSELYSFSASLAHSITRDVTKELTASAGGLPKSLTDSCLYEKSGRDEDTESHIEPEFLQSLQPSSQSHRFYHSTGSLSGSGYGENVVQAIEQYAKKVVDDTLGLSLGSTVFHGSESTKAADRVTYAEKLLPLTDQACRYCDRKELHDCTGNSSLHTSRQDSLASSKPVSNSKLSNICQESRIFHLDVPQIHVGLDKKTVLAEKIVAEAIEKAERELSNTSLAADSGIGQDGISFAESLTTEIMTSAMTNVGRAVSSPKEIEFQSPESFGSQQMNLSIGEDSTGSWSNLSFEDEHQDESSSFHHLSESYPWSVEVQKQMTLLLTCCQKGTCCPALCHWACVIPLT, from the exons ATGGCGACCTTCCAGACTTTGAGAAACAGTCACATGAAGACTAGAACATCTGTCAGAAGA agCTTCAGTGAAGATGTGTTCCAGTCTGTCAAGTCTTTATTACAGAGTGAGAAGGAACTATGCAGTATATCAGCAGAGGATTGCTTAAAGCAGGATGAACATGCCAATTTGACTGAG GTCACATTTTTAGGTTTTAATGAAGAAACAGATGCTGCTCATATTCAG gatttaGCTGCAGTTTCTTTGGAACTTCCAGATCTTCTGAATTCACTGCACTTCTGCAgtctaaatgaaaatgaaattatttgtatGAAGGATATAAGTAAATCATCAGATACAAACAGTAGTCCTCTAAGTCAG AGTCAGCATTCTGGAATGCTCTGTGTCATGAGAGTGTCACCTACGTTGCCAAGACTCAGAATTGATTTCATCTTTAGTCTCCTAAGTAAATATGCTACTGGTATAAGATATACCCTGGACACGTACTTGCATCAGAAGCGCCAACTTGAGACTGCTAAGGAAGATGATGATGACACCAATCAGTCCGTGTCTTCCATAGAGGATGACTTTGTCACTGCTTTTGAGCACTTAGAGGAAGAAGAGAGCTCAAAGCCATGCAATGATG GAATAAATATTACCGCACTAAAGAGCCAGTGTGATGCTGCTTCTCAGACTTCTTCTGGTCACCAGGTAGAAACCCATGATTTAAGGATTCTCGTCAGCTCTGGGAGGCAGAAGTCATTGGCTAAACCTTCAACTTCCTTAATAAATATTCTGGGACATAAAGAACTACCTTCTGTGAAAACTTCAGTGACTACATTAATTACTGAGCCATGGATCCAAAAGAGTTTCTATAGGTCATGTAATGCTTCAGATAAAAGTGGTAATGCACAGAAAACGTTTTTGTCTTCTTCGCCTGCCTACTCCTCTGAATCTGAATGCTCCAGTCCAAGTCCTGTTATTTTCTTGGATGAAGAGGGTTATCAGAAAAGTTTAAAAGCAAAACTTGAGTTACCTAAAATTCCTGTGATGAAAGATGATATAGAGGATTCGGACTCAGAAGTGAGTGAATTTTTTGATAGTTTTGATCAGTTTGATGAACTCGAGCCAACTTTAGAGACTTCCTGTCCTTTTCCGAAAGATCCTGTCCTAGGAAAGACATCACAAAAGAAAGGACACAAACATGAAAAATCTTGCTCTGTAACCACTGCAATGAATCCTCAAAAATTCAAGTTTGATCGTCCAGTCCTCCCGGCTAATGTTAGGAAGCCAACTCCTCGTAAGCCAGAATCCCCTTACAGCAACCTGTGTGATGCTCCAGATTCACCACGCCCAGTGAAGGCATCAGGGGAGGACAGCGGCTTGTTTAGCCCTGTTCGATCCTCTGCCTTTAGTCCTCTTGGAGGCTGTCCTCCTGCTGAGTGTTTTTGCCAAACAGATATCAGTGGAGCTCGGCTTCATGAGAGTCATGATTCTCTTTATTACACCTATGAGGATTATGCCCATAGCATTTCATGTGAGGTGCTGAGCTCTGTTCTTCATACCCAGCACCCTGACATAACCCCAGACACGAAGAgtattaaaaaaggagaaaataaaaccatagcTCTGAAGAGCGAAAGCCTTGAGCCAAAAAGTAAATCTAACAATAAATCCTTGATGATTAAAGATAGCATTCAGAAATTTGCATCTGATCTTGTGGAAAAAAGTTTGGGCAGTGCATTTAAAGACTTACAGAAGGGAGTCTCTTCATGTACCAACGCGTTGTGTCACTTAGCCATCAAATTGACGTCCTCCATTTTTCAGGTGGCATTTAATGAACTGAGAAGGCAGTGTGTGTTTTCACTGAGAGAACGTGCCATCAGCGGGCTGGCTAATTTTTTGGTGAGTGAAGCTTTAGCAAGTGCTTTACAGGATTTACAATATGTAAAAAAGCAGATATTCACCAACACGGTTGCTAGGTTTGCTGCAGATCTTGCCGAAGAGCTTGTTTTTGAAGGCATCATGGAAGTGTGTCAGTTTTCCTATCCTCCAACACCCGCATCTCCACAGTGGTGGTCGTCAGACTGTGAGGACAGAGTAGTGAAGTCCTATGCAAAAGACTTATCTGAGTCTGTTATACAGGAAGCATTTATTGAGCTTTCACAAGTTGATGTGACCTTCACGACCAAGGCAGCAGTTAGTGTTTCTACAAATAACATAAAGTGTGTGAGCACAGAAAATTTAATGCCATCGACACAGACTTCCATGTTTTCCCCTGCTTGGAACAATCAGACCGTAACAGCGACAAGACCCATGCAGGACTATAAAAAGGAGTACACAGTACAGCAGGCCTTGTTTTGTACATCTGGAGTTGTTACTTCTATACCAGTGCCCTTGGCAGGAAGTGCCCTTCTCCCATACCATATTTCATCTAACATATATCAGGCGAAGTCTCTTCGGTCGTCTGATGATAGTAATTTGAATGGCGATTTTACCCAGACACACGTCACcacaaaaagcaaagaagaggaaGTAGCATGtctcagaaatatttgtttaccCTCAGACTACAATCCAGGTAACCAGAAAGAATTTAAACCAACTAATGATGATATCGAAATGCAGAGCTCTTCAAAATTAACAAGTGATCCTGTGATTATTAGCAACTTTTCCACCTCAGTGGTGCACACGATTGTAAATGAAACATTAGAGTCAATGACATCCTTCAAAGATACAAAAACCATTGATGAACACACAGATTGTGTAACTATAGCAGTAAAGGGAAAaccccttcccttccactctgATCAAGCAACACTGCAACAGAGCGAAGCTAGCAATGAGGACTTGTTTGCCGATCATTTATCTAAAACTATTATTAAACATTCCATAGATAAAAGCCAATCAACCATCCCAAGTGTAGATAAAAATGCCGGACCCAAAGAAAGCTTGTTTGTTTCCAGAGAAGAGTCACAGTTGACCTTCGAAAAGTTCCCCAAATTTCTTGATGCTCAAGATCACTTAACCCACTGTTCACTTTCAGCAGGAAAGGATTGTGCTCCCAAATGTAAATGTTCTTCGGCTCATGGCTCTTCTGTAGAGACACTCCCACCATGTCCAACAACTGCTGGTCAGAAACCCAATCTGAAGGAAGCTGCTAAAGACAAACCTGTGACAAAGCATAATGTGAATAATACAGCACTTGAGCCCTTGTCTTTGGGGCAAGAGCACCCTTTTCCTCATTCACATACTTTCTCGTCCACAGTGCTTCCATGTGTAGATGGTTTGCATgtggaagacaaacagaaaattagaGACGGAAATGTAATACCTGATactcctccctccactcctctcGTACCATCCCGGGCTGGTTCTGAATGGGATATCAAGAAGTTAACCAAAAAACTCAAGGGGGAATTAGCAAAAGAATTTGCACCTGCTACACCTCCCTCTACACCACACAACTCATCTGTGGGCAGTTTgtctgaaaatgaacaaaataccatagaaaaagaagagttcaTGTTGAAACTCATGCGATCTCTTTCAGAAGAAGTTGAAAGTAGTGAAGATGAAGGGCATCCGGAAGTGGATGTGAAGCCTGAGCACTCAGGGAAGAAAGTTCAGTTTGCAGAATTGTTAGCTACCCACATTGTCTCTCTTGCCACGGAAATGGCAGCTTCCCACCTGGATAATAAAGTCATTCAAGAACCCAGGGTGAAAAGCCCTTGCTTAAATGCACAAAGTCAAAGCAGCGTGTCACCTACCGTTTTCAATCGCTCGGAGGAAAATTTACAAACATTACGCAATTTTGCGGGTGATCTGGCAGCGGAAGTCATTACGGAAGCTGAGAAGATAGCAAAAGTTAGAAGTTGTGTGCTTTTCAGGCAAAGAAAGAATAGTTGTTACATTGACGGTGGCCGAGATGATCGATCAGAAGAGAAGCTGGATAGAGAGGCTGTAGCCCACTCAAGAGAAGTGGAACCATTCATTCTTTCGTTACCACCAGGCTCCTGTATGTCCGGTCTGACCTACAAGTATCCCAGCTGTGAAAGCGTGACAGACGAGTATGCAGGTCACATTATCCAAGTGCTGAAACAGGAAGGCGGCAATAGTGAGTTGTTAATGGACCAGTATGCCAACAGACTTGCTTATCGGTCTGTTAAGTCAGGATTGCAAGAAGCCGCTAAGACAGCCAAAATGAAGTGCAGCTCAAGAATGTTCCCCATGCAGAGCTCACAGGTGAAGACCAAGAACGAACTGTTCATATTCTTGAATAAAGAACACCACCGAGAAGCAGATAAAGAACAGCCAAGTAAAAGAAACGGAGGTTACCTTTGTAAAAATCAAACTGGTGAGTGGACGCAGGACACACATAAAAATGAGTGCTCTGAACTGTATAGTTTTTCAGCTTCTCTTGCTCACAGCATAACAAGAGATGTTACAAAAGAGCTGACAGCGTCTGCAGGTGGCTTGCCAAAATCCTTAACAGATTCTTGCCTTTATGAAAAGTCTGGACGTGATGAAGACACCGAGTCTCACATCGAGCCAGAATTTCTTCAGTCTCTTCAGCCTTCCTCACAAAGTCACAGATTTTACCACAGTACGGGCAGCTTAAGTGGGTCTGGTTATGGAGAGAATGTTGTTCAAGCTATAGAGCAGTATGCCAAGAAGGTAGTGGATGACACTTTAGGGCTCAGTTTAGGATCCACAGTTTTCCATGGGTCTGAGTCCACAAAAGCAGCCGATAGGGTCACTTATGCAGAAAAGTTGTTACCTCTTACAGACCAAGCTTGCAGATACTGTGACCGTAAAGAACTACACGATTGCACTGGAAATTCATCTCTGCACACTTCCAGACAGGATTCACTTGCTAGTAGTAAGCCAGTTTCTAATTCAAAACTTAGCAACATCTGTCAGGAATCTAGAATTTTCCATCTTGATGTCCCACAAATTCATGTTGGTCTCGATAAGAAGACAGTGCTTGCTGAAAAGATCGTTGCGGAAGCTAttgagaaagcagagagagagctgagcaaTACCAGCTTGGCGGCTGATAGCGGAATTGGACAAGATGGCATTAGCTTTGCTGAGAGCCTTACCACAGAAATAATGACGTCAGCAATGA